A stretch of Planctomycetota bacterium DNA encodes these proteins:
- a CDS encoding EpsI family protein, protein MRTLNQRYAVAGVALALVAPLALYLNYSAPPPADLQAIGSAIPRRLGKWVAEGADRGGSKEEEEILQTDSIFTRTYGCGALLSCDLTIVSAQDNPNAVHPPELCYTGSGWTETLKDTIAVRVGDCERVVNRRQFVRGGGTRLWMLYWYKAGAINTPSYLGFQWEALKARLARSGCSCSLVQVRAEFSKADFEGEVLAELVKFAAEVMPAVDVAIP, encoded by the coding sequence ATGCGCACCCTCAATCAGCGTTACGCGGTCGCCGGCGTCGCGTTGGCCCTTGTGGCGCCGCTGGCGCTCTATCTGAACTACAGCGCGCCGCCGCCGGCCGACCTCCAGGCGATCGGCAGCGCCATCCCGCGCCGACTCGGCAAGTGGGTGGCCGAAGGAGCCGACCGCGGCGGCAGCAAAGAGGAGGAGGAGATCCTCCAGACCGACTCGATCTTCACCCGCACCTACGGATGCGGGGCGCTGCTGTCGTGCGATCTCACCATCGTCTCGGCTCAGGACAACCCCAACGCCGTCCACCCTCCCGAGCTCTGCTACACGGGCTCGGGCTGGACCGAGACGCTCAAGGACACGATCGCCGTGCGCGTCGGGGACTGCGAGCGGGTCGTCAACCGCCGCCAGTTCGTGCGGGGTGGCGGGACACGCCTGTGGATGCTCTACTGGTACAAGGCCGGCGCAATCAACACGCCCAGCTATCTTGGGTTCCAGTGGGAGGCCCTCAAGGCGCGGCTCGCCAGAAGCGGCTGCTCGTGCAGCCTGGTTCAGGTGAGGGCCGAGTTCAGCAAGGCCGACTTCGAGGGAGAAGTGCTGGCGGAACTCGTCAAGTTCGCGGCCGAAGTCATGCCTGCCGTTGATGTGGCCATTCCCTGA